DNA sequence from the Lysinibacillus sp. OF-1 genome:
TGTCATACCTGATACGGCATTACGTGCTTTTCTTGCAAAAGTACCAAGCGATGTCCTTGTCGTGTTGGATGAAGCTTACATTGAATATGTAACACATCCTGGCCATAAGGATACGTTACCAATCATTGATGAATATCCGAATGTACTTTTATTACGTACATTTTCTAAAGCCTATGGACTAGCTTCATTCCGTGTTGGCTATGCGATTGGGCAAGCTGGCGTTATTGCTAAGCTTGATCCTGTTCGCGCACCATTTAATAATACAATCTTAAGTCAAGCTGTGGCAGCTATTGCACTCAGCGATCAAGCTTACATTGAAGCATGTCGTGAAGCCAATGAAAACGGCAAAAAGCAATATGTAGAATTCTGTGAAAAGCATAATTTAAAATACTTCCCATCTGATACGAACTTTATTTTCTTTGATACTCAAGCTGATAGTGATGTTGTCTTCCAAGAGCTGATGAAAAGAGGCTTTATTGTCCGCAGTGGCAATGCTCTAGGATTACAAGGGTTTATCCGTGTCACAATTGGTACAGAGGCACAAAATGCAGCATTACTTAGCCAGCTTGACGAAGTATTAACACAGCAAGGAGTATTTGCATGACACGCAAAGTACTCGTTATTGGGCTAGGCTTAATCGGCGGTTCGATTGCCCTTGCTTTGCAAAAAGCACCCGAAACAAAAATTATTGGCTATGATATGGATACACAAACACGTGAGCATGCAAAAACATTAAATATTGTGCATGAGATTGTTACAGATCCGCAGGCTGTTGCGGCAGATGTCGATATCATTATCTTTGGTACACCTGTTAATGCAACACTTGTGTGGATGGAGCAATTAAAATCATGGCCATTAAAAAATAAAGTCATTATAACAGATACTGGGAGTACAAAAAAATTAATTATGCAAAAGGCCAGCGAATTACGTGAGCTTGGCATTACATTCATTGGTGGACATCCAATGGCAGGTTCTCATAAAAGTGGTGTGTTGGCTGCAAAGGCGCATCTTTTTGAAAATGCGTATTATATGCTGACGCCGCTTGCTGGAGAAGAAATCGTTCATATGGCTAAGCTTGAAAGTTTGCTAAAATTTACACATGCAAAAGTAGTCAGTGTATCTGCGAGTGAACATGACCATATGACAGCTGTGGTGAGTCATTTTCCACATGTTATCGCAGCCTCACTGGTCCATCAATTAGGTGAGGAAAATGGAGAATACCCGATGACACGCTCGCTTGCAGCAGGCGGTTTTCGTGATGTTACACGAATTGCTTCCTCGAACCCCGTTTTATGGCGAGATATTACGCTACAAAATCGTGAGGAGCTACTTACTCAGTTAGAAGGCTGGGAAAAAGAAATGACTCGCATTAAGGAACTGCTGACGGATGGTTCTTCACAGGCTATTGAAAACTATTTTTCTGTTGCCAAAGAGCTGAGAGATGAATTGCCGATTAGTGCAGGGGCCATGTATACGCCATTTGACTTATATGTTGATGTTCCTGACTATCCAGGCGTTATTTCAGAAGTGACGGGCTTGTTAGCGGATGAAGCGATCAGTATTACGAATCTACGAATCGTTGAATCACGTGAAGATGTTTTCGGTATTCTCGTTATTAGCTTCCAAAGCGAAAATGATCGCGAACGTGCTGCGTCATGTATCCAACAACGAGCAAATTTCGAAACGTATATTTCATAGCATAAGAAAGCGTCGGTATTTCGGCGCTTTCTATCTTCATATTGAAGGGAAGAAAGTTTATGAGTGAAAAAATTTTGCAATACAATAAGCCTTCTTTACAGGGCACTTTAACCATTCCAGGCGATAAATCTGTATCCCATCGTTCTGTCATGTTTGGAGCCATTGCTAGCGGGACAACGACAGTAGAGGGCTTTTTACTAGGGGAAGATTGTTTAAGTACAATCGATTGCTTCCAGAAGCTTGGCGTTCAAATTGAGGTCGAAGGAACTAATGTAACGATTCATAGTCCTGGCATGGATGGCTGGCAGGAGCCAACAGACGTGTTGTATACGGGTAACTCTGGCACAACAACACGCTTAATGTTGGGTATTTTAGCTGGTTCTTCGGTTCATTCCGTGATGACGGGAGATGCATCTATCGGCAAACGACCAATGCGACGTGTGATAGACCCACTGCGTCAAATGGGTGCTCATATTACAGGGCGTGCTGACGGGCAGTACACACCCCTTGCTATACAAGGTACAAAACTACAGGCCATCGATTACAAGATGCCTGTAGCAAGTGCACAAGTGAAATCTGCTATTTTACTAGCAGGCTTGCGTGCTGAAGGAACAACGATTGTTAGAGAAATGGAAGTTTCAAGAGATCACACAGAGCGAATGCTGCGACAATTTGGTGCACAGGTAGAAGTAGACAATGGCGTTGTCTCCATTGAAGGCGGACAGTCTCTCAGCGGGACACATGTTGCTGTTCCAGGGGATATTTCCTCGGCAGCCTTCTTCTTAGTGGCAGGAGCCATTTGTGAGCATAGTCACGTAACATTAAATAATGTTGGTATTAACCCAACGCGTGATGGCATTGTCGAGGTACTTGAAAAAATGGGCGCAACAATGACCGTGACACCGAATGAGGATAATCAAGCTGAACCTACAGCAACCATTCAAATGGCCACATCTACTTTAACAGGCACAACAATTGAGGGGGACATTATTCCTCGTTTAATTGATGAAATTCCGATCCTTGCCTTACTCGCTACGCAAGCACATGGTCAAACAATCATTAAAGATGCTGAGGAGCTAAAAGTGAAGGAAACGGATCGCATCACGGCGGTTGTAACTGAATTGAAAAAGCTAGGTGCACAAATAGAAGCAACAGAAGATGGAATGATCATTAATGGACCAACACCATTAAAAGGTGCAAGTCTTCGCACATACGGCGATCATCGAATTGGTATGATGGGGGCTGTTGCAGCTCTAATTTCGGATGGAGCCGTAACATTAGATGATGCACAATGCATTGCTGTATCCTACCCATCGTTCTTTGAACATATTGAGGCAGTGAAATAACAATTCAAGATAGACTCTCCAGCTTTTGGGGAGTTTTTTCTTGTTTCAATGGTAAATGTTTTGTAGCATAAAGGTATCAATGAAAGAATAGGTGAATGACTGTGAACAATGCGATGACTGAAATGATGCAAGCACTTGAACAAGGGGACTTAGCATTAATAGATCAGCTACTAGAATCATTTTTAACGAAGGAGCTACCTGAGGAGATTTATGCACTCGCTGAGATTTTTATGCAGTATGGGTACATGAAAGAAGCTGACCGTGTGCTGGAGCATTTACAATTTTTATTCCCAGAAGAGGCACAGTTAAAAATAGATCGTGCAAATGTATTAATGGAGCTTGGTGATGAAGATGAAGCATTGGATTTATTATTAGAAATCGAAGAAGCATCACCAGAATATCCGCAAGCCTTATTAGTTCTAGCCGATTATTATCAAATGCAGGGGTTATTTGAGGTTGCAGAAAAACGTATAAATGAAGCATTAGCGATTTTACCTGACGAGCCGTTATTACATTTTGCTAAAGCAGAACTTTTATTTGAAACAGGTCGTTTTTTAGAAGCTGCAAGGTTGTACGAAGACTTATATGAGCAGCAAAATGAATTTGCAGGTATTCAACTTGTTGAACGATTGGCAGAGGTGTATCGTGCAGGGGCTGCCTATGAAACGGCTTTTGATTATTATGTCAAGGCCCTTGAGGATGAGGTAAAGCCAGATATTTTATTTGGAGCGGCTTATTCCGCTTTCCAATCACAAAAGTACGAGATGGCTATTAAACAACTAGAGGAATTGAAAGAATTAGATCCGGATTACTTCTCAGCCTATTTATTGCTTGCGGAAAGCTATGCTATGACAGAGGATAATAAAAAAGCTTATGGGGCCATTCAAGAGGGGCTAAAACGCGATGAATATGATAAATCATTGTATTTATTTGCTGGTAAAATGGCGTTGAAAAATGGTTTGCCAGAAGAAGCGGAGCAACATCTGCGAGAAGCTATAGCGTTGGATCCTGAGTACATGGAGGCGGTATTAGCCCTTATTTCTGTGTTGGGACAACAGGAGCGTCATGAGGATGTTATCGAATTATTTGAAACGCTACAGCAAAATGATTTTGAATGGAGCACATTATATCCATTTGCAGCAGAGGCATATGAAAATTTAGAATTGTACGACCGTGCATACGAATTTTACCGTTTGGCATATAATGATTTTAAGGAAGACGCAACATTTTTAGAAAAATATGTTTACTTCTTATTAGAGGAAGGAAAACGTTCAGAGGCAAAAGAGGTTCTTGGACAATTAATCAACATTCAACCGGGTGAACCAGAGTGGCAAGAGAAGTTAGAAGCCTTAGAATTTGAGTAAAGGAGGGAGTGGGTATGACTGCTTCTGTATCAGTTGTTGATAAAAAAGCATTTGTTCGATGGTTTTTAAAAAATTATCAATTGAAACGTCGTGAGTGTGTATGGATTTTAAATTATTTATTAAGCAATGATGACTTACTAAAAAGAATCCGATTTGTGGAAGAAGCTCACTATTGTCCTAGAGCGATGGTGATGTCGACAGTAGACTCAACAGGTGTACCTTTTCGTTTCTACAAAGGCAATGTGATGACAGCAGATGCTGAGAAGTCTTTCCATGATTTACGCTTACATGAACAAGAAGATATGTATATACAATTGAATTTTCCAAATATACCACCAAGTGCACAATACTTAGCAGTTCTCGAAGAAAACCCTTATATGCCAGAAACACTGCTAGTCAGTGAAAAAGATCGTTTACTGGCAGAAGAGCTGCTTTCCAATAGCTTACTCGTATTCCAAGAAGAAAAATTACTCGCACAAATTGATGAAGCCCTCGACCAGGGAGATGAAGAACGCTTTTATGAATTGTCTAATTTGTTACAAGCATTAAAGGGAACGGCTAATTTACGTTAATCATAGGTAAAAATTGAATGTCCTTTATCCACTTCAATATGGTAACATTACTAGTGAATGAATGATTGTTTTCACTTTTAATTGGGTATCCTATTTTAGAGTGGATAAGGGCATTTTTATTTTGCGATAAAAGGAGGTTTGTTGAATGTATTTTAATGCAAACGATGTGACATCGTTTCTGGCACAGAAGGATTTCATTGATACCGCTATTGTTCCACTTGTATCCATCGATCTCTCTTCTGAAAAAATGAAACAGAGTGGTGCCGAAGTAGATTTTGTTATGTCTTTAACTTCGTTTATAGAGCAACAGTTCAAAGGCCGTTTATTAGTTATGCCACCATTTTCTTATATGACAAATTTAAAAAACGATGAATTTCCACAGCAATTAGAAGCACAATTACATAATGCTGGATTTAAGCATGTGTTCTTCATTACTTGTGACCACTATTGGACAAAGAGTGAAGAGAAAGTCAATATAGTTTGGTTACCAGCTATTCCGTTAGAGAGCATGGATGCAAGTGTGAAAAAATCTATTTTAGAAGATCAATTACGCCAGGTGATTCCAATGCTTTCGACTAAATGGGCACAGATTTAACAATTAGTTTCAATAAATGTTCACATTCTCCAGCTTTCCACAGAATGCTATATTGACCAAGCTATGGACTTGATATATCATATATATGTCCTAGTATTACTATTTGTAAAAGTATGTCCGTTGGACTGACCTTTAAGTTAGAGGGGGGAAAATAATGAGTAATAATCGAGTTTCACGTCGTCAATTTCTAAGTTATACTCTTACTGGTGTAGGTGGATTTATGGCGGCAGGTATGTTAATGCCGATGCTTCGCTTTGCAATTGATCCAGTGTTACAAAAGCATGATGGTGGAGATTTTGTAGAAACAGAGCATAAAATCGCTGACCTCACTGAAGAGCCTGTCAAAGTTGACTTTTCATTCGAGCAAGTGGATGCATGGTACAAATCGAATGTTACAAACGTAGCGTGGGTTTATAAAAATGGCGATCAAATCATTGCTCTATCACCTGTTTGTAAGCATTTAGGATGTATGGTTGATTGGAGTGGAGATTCTGGACACCCAGATCAATTCTTCTGCCCATGTCACGCAGGTCGTTACGAGAAAAACGGGAAAAACGTTGCAGGTACACCGCCTCTAGGTCCGTTGGATGAATTTGAAGTACAAGAAAAAGATGGCTATTTAATGATTGGTCCAGCAAAAGCAAATACTCTAGTTAAATAAGTAAGGGGGTACGACAACAGTGCTAAATAAAATTTATGATTGGGTCGATGAACGCCTAGATATTACACCGATTTGGCGTGATATTGCCGACCACGAAGTGCCAGAGCACGTTAACCCTGCACATCATTTTTCAGCATTCGTTTATTGCTTTGGTGGATTAACATTCTTCATCACAGTAATTCAAATTCTATCTGGTATGTTCCTAACAATGTACTATGTACCAGACGTTGTGAATGCCTGGAAATCAGTTTATTATTTACAAAACGAAGTAGCATTTGGTGAAATCGTACGCGGTATGCACCACTGGGGAGCTTCATTAGTTATCGTAATGATGTTCTTACATACACTTCGTGTATTCTTCACAGGTTCTTATAAAAAACCTCGTGAGTTAAACTGGATGGTTGGTGTAGGTATTTTTGGTGTAATGATGGGTCTTGGCTTTACAGGATACTTATTACCATGGGATATGAAAGCATTATTCGCTACTAAAGTAGGTATCGAAATTGCTGCATCTGTACCGTTTATCGGTGGGATGATTAAAATATTATTAGCGGGTGACACTACGATTCTTGGTGCTCAAACGTTAACTCGATTCTTTGCGATTCATGTATTCTTCTTACCTGCAGTATTGTTTGGGTTACTTGCAGCGCACTTTATCATGATTCGTCGTCAAGGAATTTCAGGACCGTTGTAATTGTCTTGACGGTTCGATGATCTTTAAAAGGAGGGGACACTATGCATCGCGGAAAAGGAATGAAATTTGTCGGCGATTCTCGTATTAAAGCGAATCACAGAATGCCGAATGTTCCAAAGGATTATTCCGAATATCCAGGTAAGACGGAAGCTTTCTGGCCGAACTTCTTACTGAAGGAATGGATGGTAGGTGCTGTATTTTTAATTGGATACTTATTATTAACTGTCGCTCACCCGTCACCACTTGAAGGGCCGGCAGATCCAACTAGAGCATATACACCGCTACCGGACTGGTACTTCTTATTTATGTATCAACTTTTAAAATACTCATTTGCTTCTGGTCCATACAATGTAATCGGAGCTATTGTAATTCCAGGTCTTGCATTTGGAGCGCTATTATTAATGCCATTTTTAGACAAGGGTCCAGAACGTCGTCCATCTAAACGTCCATTACCAACAGCGTTCATGTTATTAACTTTAGCTGCTATGTTCTACCTAACTTGGGAGTCAGTTGTTAACCACGACTGGGAAGCTCAAAAAGCTATGGGTGCGATTGTAGAAACAGTTGAGTTCGATAAAGAATCAGAAGGTTATAAAGTTTACGCTGGTTCAGCATGTATTACATGTCACGGTGAAGGTTTAGAAGGTGGAGCTGGAGCGCCTACTCTAATGAACACAGGTTTAACTGCTGATCAAATTAAGGACATTGCTCATAACGGTACTGAGAGCGGTAAAATGCCACCAGGATTATGGACAGGTTCAGATGAAGATCTTCAAAAACTTGCTGAATTCATCGAAAGTTTAAAAGCAGAGTAATAGTAAAAGAGTCAGGGAACTGGCTCTTTTTTTCTACCTTGTTATACTATTGGGACTGAGAGCCAAGTTAAAAGGTTCCCTGGTATAAGAATTTTTAGCGAAAAATGTCGAAAAATATTATTTTGT
Encoded proteins:
- the aroA gene encoding 3-phosphoshikimate 1-carboxyvinyltransferase, with translation MSEKILQYNKPSLQGTLTIPGDKSVSHRSVMFGAIASGTTTVEGFLLGEDCLSTIDCFQKLGVQIEVEGTNVTIHSPGMDGWQEPTDVLYTGNSGTTTRLMLGILAGSSVHSVMTGDASIGKRPMRRVIDPLRQMGAHITGRADGQYTPLAIQGTKLQAIDYKMPVASAQVKSAILLAGLRAEGTTIVREMEVSRDHTERMLRQFGAQVEVDNGVVSIEGGQSLSGTHVAVPGDISSAAFFLVAGAICEHSHVTLNNVGINPTRDGIVEVLEKMGATMTVTPNEDNQAEPTATIQMATSTLTGTTIEGDIIPRLIDEIPILALLATQAHGQTIIKDAEELKVKETDRITAVVTELKKLGAQIEATEDGMIINGPTPLKGASLRTYGDHRIGMMGAVAALISDGAVTLDDAQCIAVSYPSFFEHIEAVK
- a CDS encoding YpiF family protein, which codes for MYFNANDVTSFLAQKDFIDTAIVPLVSIDLSSEKMKQSGAEVDFVMSLTSFIEQQFKGRLLVMPPFSYMTNLKNDEFPQQLEAQLHNAGFKHVFFITCDHYWTKSEEKVNIVWLPAIPLESMDASVKKSILEDQLRQVIPMLSTKWAQI
- a CDS encoding QcrA and Rieske domain-containing protein yields the protein MSNNRVSRRQFLSYTLTGVGGFMAAGMLMPMLRFAIDPVLQKHDGGDFVETEHKIADLTEEPVKVDFSFEQVDAWYKSNVTNVAWVYKNGDQIIALSPVCKHLGCMVDWSGDSGHPDQFFCPCHAGRYEKNGKNVAGTPPLGPLDEFEVQEKDGYLMIGPAKANTLVK
- a CDS encoding menaquinol-cytochrome c reductase cytochrome b/c subunit, giving the protein MHRGKGMKFVGDSRIKANHRMPNVPKDYSEYPGKTEAFWPNFLLKEWMVGAVFLIGYLLLTVAHPSPLEGPADPTRAYTPLPDWYFLFMYQLLKYSFASGPYNVIGAIVIPGLAFGALLLMPFLDKGPERRPSKRPLPTAFMLLTLAAMFYLTWESVVNHDWEAQKAMGAIVETVEFDKESEGYKVYAGSACITCHGEGLEGGAGAPTLMNTGLTADQIKDIAHNGTESGKMPPGLWTGSDEDLQKLAEFIESLKAE
- a CDS encoding ReoY family proteolytic degradation factor, which translates into the protein MTASVSVVDKKAFVRWFLKNYQLKRRECVWILNYLLSNDDLLKRIRFVEEAHYCPRAMVMSTVDSTGVPFRFYKGNVMTADAEKSFHDLRLHEQEDMYIQLNFPNIPPSAQYLAVLEENPYMPETLLVSEKDRLLAEELLSNSLLVFQEEKLLAQIDEALDQGDEERFYELSNLLQALKGTANLR
- the hisC gene encoding histidinol-phosphate transaminase, giving the protein MKWKQQLDGMQAYKPGKPIEEVQREYGLKEVIKLASNENPFGCSPKVTAYLQNNAVNHALYPDGYAQNLRTAVADHLGVKETQLLFGNGSDDIIAIITRALLYPGVNTIMADPSFSQYWHNAEIEGAEVRKIPCVEGAHDLDSMAAAIDDQTSIVWVCSPNNPTGVVIPDTALRAFLAKVPSDVLVVLDEAYIEYVTHPGHKDTLPIIDEYPNVLLLRTFSKAYGLASFRVGYAIGQAGVIAKLDPVRAPFNNTILSQAVAAIALSDQAYIEACREANENGKKQYVEFCEKHNLKYFPSDTNFIFFDTQADSDVVFQELMKRGFIVRSGNALGLQGFIRVTIGTEAQNAALLSQLDEVLTQQGVFA
- a CDS encoding tetratricopeptide repeat protein, whose product is MTVNNAMTEMMQALEQGDLALIDQLLESFLTKELPEEIYALAEIFMQYGYMKEADRVLEHLQFLFPEEAQLKIDRANVLMELGDEDEALDLLLEIEEASPEYPQALLVLADYYQMQGLFEVAEKRINEALAILPDEPLLHFAKAELLFETGRFLEAARLYEDLYEQQNEFAGIQLVERLAEVYRAGAAYETAFDYYVKALEDEVKPDILFGAAYSAFQSQKYEMAIKQLEELKELDPDYFSAYLLLAESYAMTEDNKKAYGAIQEGLKRDEYDKSLYLFAGKMALKNGLPEEAEQHLREAIALDPEYMEAVLALISVLGQQERHEDVIELFETLQQNDFEWSTLYPFAAEAYENLELYDRAYEFYRLAYNDFKEDATFLEKYVYFLLEEGKRSEAKEVLGQLINIQPGEPEWQEKLEALEFE
- a CDS encoding prephenate dehydrogenase, producing the protein MTRKVLVIGLGLIGGSIALALQKAPETKIIGYDMDTQTREHAKTLNIVHEIVTDPQAVAADVDIIIFGTPVNATLVWMEQLKSWPLKNKVIITDTGSTKKLIMQKASELRELGITFIGGHPMAGSHKSGVLAAKAHLFENAYYMLTPLAGEEIVHMAKLESLLKFTHAKVVSVSASEHDHMTAVVSHFPHVIAASLVHQLGEENGEYPMTRSLAAGGFRDVTRIASSNPVLWRDITLQNREELLTQLEGWEKEMTRIKELLTDGSSQAIENYFSVAKELRDELPISAGAMYTPFDLYVDVPDYPGVISEVTGLLADEAISITNLRIVESREDVFGILVISFQSENDRERAASCIQQRANFETYIS
- the qcrB gene encoding menaquinol-cytochrome c reductase cytochrome b subunit — its product is MLNKIYDWVDERLDITPIWRDIADHEVPEHVNPAHHFSAFVYCFGGLTFFITVIQILSGMFLTMYYVPDVVNAWKSVYYLQNEVAFGEIVRGMHHWGASLVIVMMFLHTLRVFFTGSYKKPRELNWMVGVGIFGVMMGLGFTGYLLPWDMKALFATKVGIEIAASVPFIGGMIKILLAGDTTILGAQTLTRFFAIHVFFLPAVLFGLLAAHFIMIRRQGISGPL